A stretch of Macadamia integrifolia cultivar HAES 741 chromosome 7, SCU_Mint_v3, whole genome shotgun sequence DNA encodes these proteins:
- the LOC122084262 gene encoding uncharacterized protein LOC122084262 isoform X2, with product MVRRKDRFWEYAEDLKGRFLCKFCHKVYPGGIARIKSHLSQQRGRDIAICDKVSNDVQALALLAIGPNKKRKVASSTNTERSGIGSSIPNASMGQHQVSLLKICEKKDSELVDKDVFEFFLMNNISLSDVESRSFVKMINSIISYGSSYYPPSYSTLCTELIPRARKEIEKYVSTVKESWTLNGCTLMSSIWTDMNGCSFINVVAYSPKGAVFLNSFEISAKEKTDSYLRDILKSVMDEIGPENIVQIILNDTSNYESVGDFVMEKYSHIYKMQCVTHGIRMLLTDIYEEVEWIKGVFDDAKLVVDYIFNNKVIVKLMGDMTNRELKRPCKMEYISYFLMLQSISDAEQNLRLMIASPEWRDMNSGDTSLAGKFAQIIESEAFWSRGKDVLSVLDPLIKVVRLVNGEELTTGYLFEALERARKVIEQCCCNDPPKYSRLLELFDTRRNGLILHKVHAAAAYLNPSLMYNGKIRYEDTDVRDGLNYIVETMISKDERNDFVTQLLLYNGRSPKVFDTIALSMLTNVHPRVWWEFNCVSVPLLQKIAIRILSQPCSSRACELNWGAFEAAEIKKTNKTSNISDNVVFIRMNRKMKAKFTDPERKQVEAIDLENLPELAKDTIDGLEELGNEAGLKTLAKIPLESGANLK from the exons ATGGTGAGACGAAAAGATCGGTTTTGGGAGTATGCTGAGGATTTAAAGGGGCGGTTTTTATGCAAATTTTGTCACAAGGTTTATCCTGGGGGAATTGCACGAATCAAATCTCATTTGTCTCAACAAAGAGGCCGTGATATTGCAATTTGTGACAAAGTTTCGAATGATGTCCAAGCTCTTGCTCTCCTTGCGATTGGTCCTAACAAGAAGAGGAAGGTTGCATCTTCAACAAATACTGAGAGAAGTGGAATTGGTTCATCAATCCCTAATGCTTCAATGGGTCAACATCAAGTATCCCTGCTGAAAATATGTGAAAAGAAAGACAGTGAGTTAGTTGACAAAGATGTTTTTGAATTCTTTCTGATGAATAACATTTCACTGAGTGATGTTGAATCTCGATCATTTGTTAAAATGATCAATTCTATTATTAGTTATGGATCCAGTTACTATCCACCCAGTTATTCAACTCTTTGCACGGAATTGATACCAAGGGCAAGGAAAGAGATTGAGAAATATGTCTCTACAGTTAAGGAATCTTGGACTCTCAACGGGTGCACTTTGATGTCAAGCATTTGGACTGATATGAATGGTTGTTCTTTCATTAATGTGGTTGCATATTCTCCAAAGGGAGctgtttttttaaattcatttgAAATATCAGCCAAGGAAAAAACAGATTCCTATCTTAGAGACATATTGAAGTCTGTAATGGATGAAATTGGGCCAGAAAATATTGTGCAGATTATCTTGAATGATACTTCGAATTATGAATCTGTTGGTGATTTTGTTATGGAGAAGTACTCGCACATCTATAAAATGCAATGTGTCACACATGGAATACGAATGCTTTTAACGGATATTTACGAAGAAGTTGAATGGATAAAAGGTGTTTTTGATGATGCAAAATTGGTGGTTGATTACATATTCAACAACAAAGTCATTGTAAAGCTAATGGGGGATATGACTAACAGGGAGTTGAAAAGGCCTTGTAAGATGGAATATATCTCCTACTTTTTAATGCTTCAATCAATCTCAGATGCTGAACAAAATTTGCGGTTGATGATTGCGTCACCTGAGTGGAGAGACATGAATTCTGGCGATACTTCATTGGCAGGAAAATTTGctcaaataattgaaagtgAAGCCTTCTGGAGTCGAGGAAAGGATGTTTTATCAGTTTTAGATCCACTTATTAAAGTGGTACGTTTGGTTAATGGCGAGGAGTTGACTACAGGTTACTTGTTTGAGGCACTGGAAAGGGCAAGGAAAGTGATTGAACAATGTTGTTGTAATGATCCACCAAAGTACTCAAGGTTATTGGAATTGTTTGATACAAGGCGGAATGGGCTGATACTTCACAAGGTTCATGCAGCTGCAGCATATCTTAACCCATCTCTTATGTATAATGGGAAAATCAGATATGAGGACACTGATGTAAGAGATGGTTTAAACTATATTGTGGAGACCATGATTTCTAAGGATGAGAGGAATGATTTTGTTACACAGTTATTACTTTACAATGGGAGAAGTCCAAAAGTTTTTGACACTATTGCATTATCCATGTTGACGAATGTTCATCCTC GAGTTTGGTGGGAATTCAATTGTGTTTCAGTTCCTTTACTTCAAAAGATTGCCATCCGAATTTTGAGCCAACCATGTAGTTCTCGGGCATGTGAACTAAATTGGGGTGCATTTGAAGCAGcagaaataaagaaaaccaaTAAGACATCAAATATTTCAGATAATGTGGTTTTTATAAGGATGAATAGGAAGATGAAGGCTAAGTTTACAGATCCTGAAAGGAAACAAGTTGAGGCTATAGATCTAGAGAACCTCCCGGAGCTTGCCAAAGACACCATTGATGGCCTGGAGGAGCTTGGAAATGAAGCAG GTTTGAAGACACTAGCCAAAATTCCTCTCGAGTCTGGAGCGAATCTTAAGTAG
- the LOC122084262 gene encoding uncharacterized protein LOC122084262 isoform X1: MVRRKDRFWEYAEDLKGRFLCKFCHKVYPGGIARIKSHLSQQRGRDIAICDKVSNDVQALALLAIGPNKKRKVASSTNTERSGIGSSIPNASMGQHQVSLLKICEKKDSELVDKDVFEFFLMNNISLSDVESRSFVKMINSIISYGSSYYPPSYSTLCTELIPRARKEIEKYVSTVKESWTLNGCTLMSSIWTDMNGCSFINVVAYSPKGAVFLNSFEISAKEKTDSYLRDILKSVMDEIGPENIVQIILNDTSNYESVGDFVMEKYSHIYKMQCVTHGIRMLLTDIYEEVEWIKGVFDDAKLVVDYIFNNKVIVKLMGDMTNRELKRPCKMEYISYFLMLQSISDAEQNLRLMIASPEWRDMNSGDTSLAGKFAQIIESEAFWSRGKDVLSVLDPLIKVVRLVNGEELTTGYLFEALERARKVIEQCCCNDPPKYSRLLELFDTRRNGLILHKVHAAAAYLNPSLMYNGKIRYEDTDVRDGLNYIVETMISKDERNDFVTQLLLYNGRSPKVFDTIALSMLTNVHPRVWWEFNCVSVPLLQKIAIRILSQPCSSRACELNWGAFEAAEIKKTNKTSNISDNVVFIRMNRKMKAKFTDPERKQVEAIDLENLPELAKDTIDGLEELGNEAEFLAGLKTLAKIPLESGANLK; encoded by the exons ATGGTGAGACGAAAAGATCGGTTTTGGGAGTATGCTGAGGATTTAAAGGGGCGGTTTTTATGCAAATTTTGTCACAAGGTTTATCCTGGGGGAATTGCACGAATCAAATCTCATTTGTCTCAACAAAGAGGCCGTGATATTGCAATTTGTGACAAAGTTTCGAATGATGTCCAAGCTCTTGCTCTCCTTGCGATTGGTCCTAACAAGAAGAGGAAGGTTGCATCTTCAACAAATACTGAGAGAAGTGGAATTGGTTCATCAATCCCTAATGCTTCAATGGGTCAACATCAAGTATCCCTGCTGAAAATATGTGAAAAGAAAGACAGTGAGTTAGTTGACAAAGATGTTTTTGAATTCTTTCTGATGAATAACATTTCACTGAGTGATGTTGAATCTCGATCATTTGTTAAAATGATCAATTCTATTATTAGTTATGGATCCAGTTACTATCCACCCAGTTATTCAACTCTTTGCACGGAATTGATACCAAGGGCAAGGAAAGAGATTGAGAAATATGTCTCTACAGTTAAGGAATCTTGGACTCTCAACGGGTGCACTTTGATGTCAAGCATTTGGACTGATATGAATGGTTGTTCTTTCATTAATGTGGTTGCATATTCTCCAAAGGGAGctgtttttttaaattcatttgAAATATCAGCCAAGGAAAAAACAGATTCCTATCTTAGAGACATATTGAAGTCTGTAATGGATGAAATTGGGCCAGAAAATATTGTGCAGATTATCTTGAATGATACTTCGAATTATGAATCTGTTGGTGATTTTGTTATGGAGAAGTACTCGCACATCTATAAAATGCAATGTGTCACACATGGAATACGAATGCTTTTAACGGATATTTACGAAGAAGTTGAATGGATAAAAGGTGTTTTTGATGATGCAAAATTGGTGGTTGATTACATATTCAACAACAAAGTCATTGTAAAGCTAATGGGGGATATGACTAACAGGGAGTTGAAAAGGCCTTGTAAGATGGAATATATCTCCTACTTTTTAATGCTTCAATCAATCTCAGATGCTGAACAAAATTTGCGGTTGATGATTGCGTCACCTGAGTGGAGAGACATGAATTCTGGCGATACTTCATTGGCAGGAAAATTTGctcaaataattgaaagtgAAGCCTTCTGGAGTCGAGGAAAGGATGTTTTATCAGTTTTAGATCCACTTATTAAAGTGGTACGTTTGGTTAATGGCGAGGAGTTGACTACAGGTTACTTGTTTGAGGCACTGGAAAGGGCAAGGAAAGTGATTGAACAATGTTGTTGTAATGATCCACCAAAGTACTCAAGGTTATTGGAATTGTTTGATACAAGGCGGAATGGGCTGATACTTCACAAGGTTCATGCAGCTGCAGCATATCTTAACCCATCTCTTATGTATAATGGGAAAATCAGATATGAGGACACTGATGTAAGAGATGGTTTAAACTATATTGTGGAGACCATGATTTCTAAGGATGAGAGGAATGATTTTGTTACACAGTTATTACTTTACAATGGGAGAAGTCCAAAAGTTTTTGACACTATTGCATTATCCATGTTGACGAATGTTCATCCTC GAGTTTGGTGGGAATTCAATTGTGTTTCAGTTCCTTTACTTCAAAAGATTGCCATCCGAATTTTGAGCCAACCATGTAGTTCTCGGGCATGTGAACTAAATTGGGGTGCATTTGAAGCAGcagaaataaagaaaaccaaTAAGACATCAAATATTTCAGATAATGTGGTTTTTATAAGGATGAATAGGAAGATGAAGGCTAAGTTTACAGATCCTGAAAGGAAACAAGTTGAGGCTATAGATCTAGAGAACCTCCCGGAGCTTGCCAAAGACACCATTGATGGCCTGGAGGAGCTTGGAAATGAAGCAG AATTTTTGGCAGGTTTGAAGACACTAGCCAAAATTCCTCTCGAGTCTGGAGCGAATCTTAAGTAG
- the LOC122084262 gene encoding uncharacterized protein LOC122084262 isoform X3, which yields MVRRKDRFWEYAEDLKGRFLCKFCHKVYPGGIARIKSHLSQQRGRDIAICDKVSNDVQALALLAIGPNKKRKVASSTNTERSGIGSSIPNASMGQHQVSLLKICEKKDSELVDKDVFEFFLMNNISLSDVESRSFVKMINSIISYGSSYYPPSYSTLCTELIPRARKEIEKYVSTVKESWTLNGCTLMSSIWTDMNGCSFINVVAYSPKGAVFLNSFEISAKEKTDSYLRDILKSVMDEIGPENIVQIILNDTSNYESVGDFVMEKYSHIYKMQCVTHGIRMLLTDIYEEVEWIKGVFDDAKLVVDYIFNNKVIVKLMGDMTNRELKRPCKMEYISYFLMLQSISDAEQNLRLMIASPEWRDMNSGDTSLAGKFAQIIESEAFWSRGKDVLSVLDPLIKVVRLVNGEELTTGYLFEALERARKVIEQCCCNDPPKYSRLLELFDTRRNGLILHKVHAAAAYLNPSLMYNGKIRYEDTDVRDGLNYIVETMISKDERNDFVTQLLLYNGRSPKVFDTIALSMLTNVHPRVWWEFNCVSVPLLQKIAIRILSQPCSSRACELNWGAFEAAEIKKTNKTSNISDNVVFIRMNRKMKAKFTDPERKQVEAIDLENLPELAKDTIDGLEELGNEAGQR from the exons ATGGTGAGACGAAAAGATCGGTTTTGGGAGTATGCTGAGGATTTAAAGGGGCGGTTTTTATGCAAATTTTGTCACAAGGTTTATCCTGGGGGAATTGCACGAATCAAATCTCATTTGTCTCAACAAAGAGGCCGTGATATTGCAATTTGTGACAAAGTTTCGAATGATGTCCAAGCTCTTGCTCTCCTTGCGATTGGTCCTAACAAGAAGAGGAAGGTTGCATCTTCAACAAATACTGAGAGAAGTGGAATTGGTTCATCAATCCCTAATGCTTCAATGGGTCAACATCAAGTATCCCTGCTGAAAATATGTGAAAAGAAAGACAGTGAGTTAGTTGACAAAGATGTTTTTGAATTCTTTCTGATGAATAACATTTCACTGAGTGATGTTGAATCTCGATCATTTGTTAAAATGATCAATTCTATTATTAGTTATGGATCCAGTTACTATCCACCCAGTTATTCAACTCTTTGCACGGAATTGATACCAAGGGCAAGGAAAGAGATTGAGAAATATGTCTCTACAGTTAAGGAATCTTGGACTCTCAACGGGTGCACTTTGATGTCAAGCATTTGGACTGATATGAATGGTTGTTCTTTCATTAATGTGGTTGCATATTCTCCAAAGGGAGctgtttttttaaattcatttgAAATATCAGCCAAGGAAAAAACAGATTCCTATCTTAGAGACATATTGAAGTCTGTAATGGATGAAATTGGGCCAGAAAATATTGTGCAGATTATCTTGAATGATACTTCGAATTATGAATCTGTTGGTGATTTTGTTATGGAGAAGTACTCGCACATCTATAAAATGCAATGTGTCACACATGGAATACGAATGCTTTTAACGGATATTTACGAAGAAGTTGAATGGATAAAAGGTGTTTTTGATGATGCAAAATTGGTGGTTGATTACATATTCAACAACAAAGTCATTGTAAAGCTAATGGGGGATATGACTAACAGGGAGTTGAAAAGGCCTTGTAAGATGGAATATATCTCCTACTTTTTAATGCTTCAATCAATCTCAGATGCTGAACAAAATTTGCGGTTGATGATTGCGTCACCTGAGTGGAGAGACATGAATTCTGGCGATACTTCATTGGCAGGAAAATTTGctcaaataattgaaagtgAAGCCTTCTGGAGTCGAGGAAAGGATGTTTTATCAGTTTTAGATCCACTTATTAAAGTGGTACGTTTGGTTAATGGCGAGGAGTTGACTACAGGTTACTTGTTTGAGGCACTGGAAAGGGCAAGGAAAGTGATTGAACAATGTTGTTGTAATGATCCACCAAAGTACTCAAGGTTATTGGAATTGTTTGATACAAGGCGGAATGGGCTGATACTTCACAAGGTTCATGCAGCTGCAGCATATCTTAACCCATCTCTTATGTATAATGGGAAAATCAGATATGAGGACACTGATGTAAGAGATGGTTTAAACTATATTGTGGAGACCATGATTTCTAAGGATGAGAGGAATGATTTTGTTACACAGTTATTACTTTACAATGGGAGAAGTCCAAAAGTTTTTGACACTATTGCATTATCCATGTTGACGAATGTTCATCCTC GAGTTTGGTGGGAATTCAATTGTGTTTCAGTTCCTTTACTTCAAAAGATTGCCATCCGAATTTTGAGCCAACCATGTAGTTCTCGGGCATGTGAACTAAATTGGGGTGCATTTGAAGCAGcagaaataaagaaaaccaaTAAGACATCAAATATTTCAGATAATGTGGTTTTTATAAGGATGAATAGGAAGATGAAGGCTAAGTTTACAGATCCTGAAAGGAAACAAGTTGAGGCTATAGATCTAGAGAACCTCCCGGAGCTTGCCAAAGACACCATTGATGGCCTGGAGGAGCTTGGAAATGAAGCAG GTCAAAGGTGA